In Procambarus clarkii isolate CNS0578487 chromosome 60, FALCON_Pclarkii_2.0, whole genome shotgun sequence, one genomic interval encodes:
- the LOC138353904 gene encoding uncharacterized protein, with translation MSRADRHEPDGPTQAGRTDTSRTDRHEPDGPTRAGRTDTSRTDRHEPDGPTQAGRTDTSRTDRHEPDGPTPAGRTDTSRTDRHEPDGPTRAGRTDTSRAEIQRINLNILFK, from the coding sequence ATGAGCCGGGCGGACCGACACGAGCCGGACGGACCGACACAAGCCGGACGGACCGACACGAGCCGGACGGACCGACACGAGCCGGACGGACCGACACGAGCCGGACGGACCGACACAAGCCGGACGGACCGACACGAGCCGGACGGACCGACACAAGCCGGACGGACCGACACGAGCCGGACGGACCGACACGAGCCGGACGGACCGACACCAGCCGGACGGACCGACACGAGCCGGACGGACCGACACGAGCCGGACGGACCGACACGAGCCGGACGGACCGACACGAGCCGAGCTGAAATACAAAGAATAAATttgaatattttatttaaataa
- the LOC138353903 gene encoding immunoglobulin G-binding protein H-like — protein MSHNNVAKCLGETSDCALNCALNCALDCALNCALNCALNCALDCALNCALNCALNCALNCALDCAPYLGTRANTDVNNAHSTHSSNAKHQTIDANHQTIDAKHQTIDAKHQTIDANHQTIDANHQTIDAKHQTIDANHQTIDAKHQTIDAKHQTIDAKHQTIDANHQTIDAKHQTIDAKHQTIDANHQTIDAKHQTIDAKHQTIDANHQTIDAKHQTIDAKHQTIDAKHQTIDANHQTIDANHQTIDAKHQTIDANHQTIDAKHQTIDANHQTIDAKHQTIDANHQTIDANHQTIDAKHQTIDANHQTIDANH, from the exons atgagtcacaataacgtggctaaa TGTTTAGGGGAGACTAGTGACTGTGCACTTAACTGTGCACTCAACTGTGCACTCGACTGTGCACTCAACTGTGCACTCAACTGTGCACTCAACTGTGCACTCGACTGTGCACTCAACTGTGCACTCAACTGTGCACTCAACTGTGCACTCAACTGTGCACTCGACTGTGCACCATACCTCGGCACTCGCGCCAACACCGATGTCAACAATGCTCATTCCACACACAGTAGCA ATGCCAAACATCAAACAATAGATGCCAACCATCAAACAATAGATGCCAAACATCAAACAATAGATGCCAAACATCAAACAATAGATGCCAACCATCAAACAATTGATGCCAACCATCAAACAATAGATGCCAAACATCAAACAATAGATGCCAACCATCAAACAATAGATGCCAAACATCAAACAATAGATGCCAAACATCAAACAATAGATGCCAAACATCAAACAATAGATGCCAACCATCAAACAATAGATGCCAAACATCAAACAATAGATGCCAAACATCAAACAATAGATGCCAACCATCAAACAATAGATGCCAAACATCAAACAATAGATGCCAAACATCAAACAATAGATGCCAACCATCAAACAATAGATGCCAAACATCAAACAATAGATGCCAAACATCAAACAATAGATGCCAAACATCAAACAATAGATGCCAACCATCAAACAATAGATGCCAACCATCAAACAATAGATGCCAAACATCAAACAATAGATGCCAACCATCAAACAATAGATGCCAAACATCAAACAATAGATGCCAACCATCAAACAATAGATGCCAAACATCAAACAATAGATGCCAACCATCAAACAATAGATGCCAACCATCAAACAATAGATGCCAAACATCAAACAATAGATGCCAACCATCAAACAATAGATGCCAACCATTAA